The Larus michahellis chromosome 8, bLarMic1.1, whole genome shotgun sequence nucleotide sequence CGGTCCAGGCAGAGCCGCCGGGCCAGTTCTCCACGCcgagggcaccggggggggggtggccgggggcaAGGACCACAGGGGCTGGTGGATGGAAGCCCCCGGCACACGGTGTGTGCCGAGCTGTGGCTGCGTTGTGCACCGTCGATGCCGAGCTGGAGGAAGGAGCTCGTTGGGACCGGGGGTGTCGGGGAGGCGCTGGGTCGGCGTGCACCGTGCGGTGCAGGAGCTGCCGCCCGGGTCCTGCCCCGGTTCCTGCTGAGCGGCGTTACCGGTGGAGGAGCCGGGACCAGTCGGGTGAGTGCGGCTGTGCCGGCGCATGCCGAACCCCACCCTGCTGCCGGTGCCTCTGCAcggccacagccctgcagctgaggaagaagagggtggcagagggcaggagcCGGCCTGGCCCTCGCACACCCACCCCGGCCACGCGCCGGCTGCGTCCTGACCTGGGGCATCCCGGTTGGAAGTGCTTGCTGGatcccagccagccctggggaccgTGGTACTGAGCCCTGGCTCTGGGATGCTCAGCCCTGTCTCgccctggggacgtgggacgGGGCTAAACTGGATCCTGCTTGCAGAACTGTGacctgaggagggagggggggaatttGGACGGGGGGGTCCTGGGCATTCTCTACCTTTGTTGCTTCTTTGACGGCCCCCCGCCCAGATACGGCGCGCCAGGCGTGGAGCTGACGGGCTTACACAAGGAGACGGCCACCGTCACCCAGCTGCACTTCCTCCCCGGCCAGGTAGGTGGGTGTCCCTGTGGggcccaggagcagcccccccagccccccacccacCCTGCCGTGTCTGTtccccccagggctggctcctctccctgctggatGACAACACGCTGCACCTTTGGGAGGTCTGCCAGAAGGATGGCTGCTCCCACCTGGAAGAGACCCGCAGCTTCGGCCTCCCGGGACGCCCAGGGTCCGACAGCGCTAAGTACTTGCCTGGGGGGGCGGTCCTCAGCCACTCCCCACGTTGGGGCTGCGGCCGGGAGTGATACCGCTGCCGGCTGGGAACCGAGCGTGGGAGCAGCCGTCCCCACTTAGGGCGGGATGGCAGCCAAGGTCCCCTTGGTGGCAGTGGTTTCCTTGCTGGGATGCTCCTCCAATCCTGACTGGATCCCTGACTGGGATGCTGCGGCGGCAGAGGGGGGACAACGCAGCCCTGGGCTTTTTATAGGTGCTGGCAGGTCCTAGGGGTGATTAATGGCTCTAATTGCTGTTAGTGCTGaggctgtccccatcctcctggtCCGATGGGGATACAGTGTcagggcaggggaggtttgggcTCTCTCTGGTGCTCCCTCAGACCCAGCATGGGGCTGAcgcagccccccgctccccccctccaGCTGCTCCCCCGGCATCACGCGGGTGACGGTGGTCCTGCCAACGTCTGCTGGCACGGTGGCCTGCCTGGGCACCGAGGGCGGCGCAGTGtatttcctctccctgcccaccctggtgctgctggaggacaAAACCCTCTTCCCGGACGAGATCCTGCAGAGGtgagccccgccagccccgcgccccgTCCCCACCACTcccagcccccccctcacccccctgtCTGTGTGTCGCCCTGCAGTGTCCCCGATGACTACCGCTGCGGGAAGGCGCTGGGGCCAGTGGAGTCCATCCAGGAGCACCCACGCGACAGCAGTCGGCTCCTCATCGGGTACAGCCGGGGGCTGGTGGTCCTCTGGGAGCAGAGCACGCGCACCGTCCAGCACCTCTTCCTGGGGAACCAGGtaccggggctggcggggggctggtggggctgtggCCTCCTGTGTGTTCCCCCCCATCCCGTCCTGGGTATCGAGCCCCTCTCCGTGTGCCCCCGCAGCAGCTTGAGAGCCTGGCCTGGGAGCAGAGCGGGAAGAGCATCGTCAGCTCCCACAGCGACGGCGGGTACATGGTGTGGGCGGTGAACGGTGCCGGCCAGAAGACCCAGCAGCCCGTCATGTCCACCATCCCCTACGGTATGGGGGAAAATCGCAGGGTTGGGGGCTGATCCGCTCCATCCCGGTGCCGGTGCTGCAACCGCAGGGTTGATATTTCTGTTTCAGGTCCGTTCCCTTGCAAAGCCATCAGCAAAATTCTCTGGCGGACCTGTGAGTCAGGGTATGTCCCCCGTACGGGCTGGGCTGGTGAtgggcacaggggctgggggggacctggGCTGTGGGGAAGGTGGGTCTGAGGTCTGATGGAAGCTGcttcaccccccgcccccaggaaCCCCTTCATCATCTTCAGTGGGGGAATGCCACGGGCCAGCTATGGCGACCGGCACTGCGTCAGCGTGCTGCAGGGCCAGACCCTGGCCACGCTTGACTTCACCTCTCGCGTCATCGACTTCttcaccgtgcagagcgctgagGTGGCCGAGGGAGGTACGTCCCACCGGGGCAGCACTGGGAAGGGGGTTGTGGTGGGGGGTTTCCACTAGTAGCagccatttcccccctccccaggctttGAGAACCCCCGTgccctggtggtgctggtggaggaaGAGCTGGTGGCCATCGACCTCCAGACTCCGGGCTGGCCCACCATCCCTGCCCCGTACCTGGCGCCGCTCCACTCCTCTGCCATCACCTGCTCCTGCCATGTTTCCAATGTGCCCCTCAAGCTCTGGGAGAGGATCATCAGCGCCGGCGAGCAGCAGAGCCCCCGGCTCTCCTCCGCGGTGAGTGGCAGAGCGGGGGGAAATCTggggtccccaagccccccaggaTGGGCTGGCAGAGGGGTGACCCTTGCTCCTGCTCTCCATGGGTGGGCTCgatcccttcctccatccctccctccaggcTTGGCCCATCGATGGGGGGAAGAACCTGGCCCAGGAGCCCACGCAGAGGGGGCTTCTCCTCACCGGGTGAGTGGCctggcagtggggaggggggCCTGGGAAACCCAAAATGTGCTGGAGGGCGGCGGGACACGCATCCCCAACTCCTTCCTGCAGTCAGGGagtgggatggggtggtggtgggggtcccACCACTCTTATTGGGTGGTCTGCCCCTCTTCTTTGGCTTGATGGCTGGGCAGGAGTGTGTCACCGGCTGTGTTGTGCCCCTGCTTCTGGCACAGTGGCTGCCAGCACACAGGCGGCTCTTGTTAGCCAGGCAGATGTCAGGGCCCTGCGCTAACAGAGCCTCCCCATGTCGCCCCCCCGGGCCAGGCACGAGGATGGCACGGTGCGGTTCTGGGATGCTTCGGGGGTCTCCCTGAAGCCCCTCTACAAGCTGGGCACCGCCAGCATCTTCCAGACGGACTGTGAGCACAACGACAGCCTCAACCAGGCGGGTGAGGAGGAGTGGCCGCCTTTCCGCAAGGTGAGgtccctggggcggggggggacactgcTGCgaaccccagcacccccctgcctCCACCAGCAGCGGGGAGGGGGCAAGCCCAGAGGCGGGCACGGAGGAGCACCCGCCAGAGCCATCCCAGCTGCACCCTGGGGACGTGTCCCCCGGCTCGGGGCACAGCTGCCGTGTGATGCCCCGTGGGGACACAAGGGCTGCTTGTTCCTCATGCCCCGTCTCATGGGTCTGCCCCAGCGtcgggggggagctgggggacgCGTGGGGACAGACCTTTCCCGGGCGTGATGCCCGGAGGAGCCCGTGTGCCACAGCTGGTACCCGCCagctggtggcgggggggggcggggggggacatgggggtgcaCTGGGGAGCTGCCTTGCAGCTGTATGAAGGTGCCTgcccctccccgtccctcccgcaGGTGGGCTGCTTTGATCCCTACAGCGATGACCCACGCCTGGGTGTGCAGAAGATCGCTCTCTGCAAGTACACGGCCAAGATGGTGGTGGCCGGCACGGCAGGGCAGGTAgggcagcaggggacagagccggggctgccgggcacCTCTTGGCTCCCCCATCAAGGACACGTGGCAGGAAGGGGGCTTCAGACCCTGAAGACCCCCACGTCTGTCCACGAAGGGCTTCTGCTCTCAGAGTTTTGCCCCTGGCTTGCAGCAGGGTGGCTGTCCCGGGGGGCTGGCATGCATCCCCCACCGTCTGCGCTTCTCCCCTACAGGTGCTGGTGATGGAGCTGAGCGACGAGAAGTCGGAGCACGCGGTCAGCGTGGCCACGGTGGACCTGCTGCAGGACCGCGAGGGCTTCACCTGGAAGGGCCACGACCGGCTGGCCCCCAGGAACGGGCCCCTGCCCTTCGCCCCTGGCTTCCAGCCCAGCGTGCTGGTGCAGTGCGTGCCCCCCGCCGCCGTCACCGCCGTCACCCTCCACTCTGAGTGGAACCTTGTGGCCTTCGGCACCAGCCATGGCTTCGGACTCTTCGACTATTACCGGCGGAACCCCGTGCTGGCCAGGTATGGGGGGGATCTCGGTGCTGGGGACCGCATCCCCCCTGGAACGACGTGGCAGGGGTCCGGGCGCTGAGCAGCATCGGTGCCCGCAGGTGTACGCTGCACCCCAATGACTCGCTGGCCATGGAGGGGCCCCTGTCCCGCGTGAAGTCCCTCAAGAAGTCCCTGCGGCAGTCCTTCCGCCGCATCCGCAAGAGCCGGGTGTCAGGCAAGAAGAGGCTCAACAGCAGCAGCCCCTCCAGCAAGGTGGGCAGCGAGCGGGGCCGCCGTGGCTGCTCCTCGTCCCTGCTGGGCAGGGGgtgacccccgtgtccccatccccaggtgCAGGAGGCCAACGCGCAGCTGGCCGAGCAGGCGGGACCCCCCGAGGTGGAGATGACACCCGTGCAGCGGCGGATCGAGCCCCGCTCGGCTGACGACTCGCTCTCAGGGGTGGTGCGGTGCCTCTACTTCGCTGACACCTTCCTACGAGACGGTAGGAATCCCCCCTTCCTGGAAAAAGCCCCCGAGCTGGGCCTGGCTGGTGCCACACTGTGAGGCTGGGGCTCTAACACTTCTCCCATCCCCGCAGCTGCCCACCACGGCCCCACGATGTGGGCAGGGACCAACTCTGGCTCAGTGTTCGCCTATGCCCTGGAGGTGCCATCGCAGGAGAAGTTTTCGGAGCGGGCAGTGGAGgcggtgctggggaaggagatcCAGCTGATGCACCGGGCGCCGGTGGTGGCCATTGCGGTGCTGGATGGGCGGGGGAACCCCCTCCCCGAGCCCTACGAGGTCTCACGGGACCTGGCCAAGGCCCCTGACATGCAGGGCAGCCACTCCATGCTCATCTCCTCCGAGGAGCAATTCAAGGTGAGCGTGGGGCTTGGAGTCCTGGTGTGGTGGGGCTGGGACGCACCACCCGCAACGTGTCTCACGTCCTCTCTgggtgtccccatcaccctgggcagagggatggagatgACCGTCCAGGGGCACTCCTATGCCTGTTCCCAGGGTAGTGGCTCCGAGGGAAAGGGGCTGCCCTTTGCCAAGGGCTTCTGTGGTGGGATGCTGCTCGAGTGCCACCCCGTTATCCCCTGGCACCTGCATCCTCTTGCCCATCCCCAGGTCTTCACGCTGCCGAAAGTGAGCGCCAAGACCAAGTTCAAGCTGACAGCACACGAGGGCTGCCGGGTGCGGAAGGTGGCCCTGGTGAGCCTGGCCAGCGCTGGCTCCGAGGAGCGGCTGGAGAACTGTCTGGCGTGTCTCACCAACCTGGGTGACATCCACATCTTCACCGTGCCCAGCCTGCGGCCCCAGGTCCACTACGGCTGCATCCGCAAGGAGGACATTAGCGGCATCGCCTCCTGTGTCTTCACCAAGCACGGCCAGGGTGAGGACACCAACCCTGCACTGGGGGTGATGTCCCTTGTAGATGGGACATCATCTCTGGCTGGAGCCCCGCGGGGGTCCCTAAGGCTCTTTGTTGTCCCCTCCTTCTAGGTTTCTACCTAATTTCGCCATCTGAGTTCGAGCGCTTCTCGCTGAGTGCCAGGAACGTGACAGAGCCGCTGTGCCGGCTGGAGGTCGCCCGGCTCCAGGACACCTCCTGCCTCAGGTGGGATGTGCCCCGGGGATGTGGGAGCTTTGCTATGGCAGCACCCGCCCCGTTGCACCGGCTCCGGCAGTAACTTCTCCCCATGTTTCCTTCCAGCAACAGCTTGATGGCGACGCCGAAGCTGCCGCAGGCGAATGGCACCCACGTCCCGTGCAGCCCTGAGGGCCGATGCTCCCCCACCGACAGCGACCGTGAGCAATCACTCTGTCCCCATCATGTGCACTGCGTCCCTGTGGGCTCTGCTCTGGGATGGCCTCGTGTTGTGGCTGTCCCAAAACCTTCCCATCCCCGTGGCTCCCCAGGGTCCCCCGAGGAGCACCCGGCCGCCTCCTCGCCTGGCACCATCGATTCCCCCAACAGCAGCATGGAGAACCCGCTGGACACCACCGGGGATATCACTGTGGAGGAAGTGAAGGATTTCCTGGCGTGAGTTGGGGGGGAAATGGTGTAAGCAGTGCTCGTGGCCCTTGCCGCTGGCACTGAGGGGCTGCGGCGGTGCCCCCAACTGCCTCTTATCCGGCTCTGCTCCAGGTCCTCGGAGGAAGCGGAGAGGAACCTGAGGAACGCCAGCGAGGACGAGGCACGGCCCACAGGGATCCTCATCAAGTGAGGTGTGTGAGGGGCTGGTggtccccagggtgggcacgGGGGTGGGTGGCCCTGTGCCGTGGCGGGGACATGGCTCCGGCTGCAAACCTTGGGGTGCCACGGGCTTCGGAGCTGTGACCCCCGTGCAGTGCCGCAGCATCCCCATCCGTCATGGGACAATGGGACTGTGGTCGCTGGCGCTTGTAgaggggtggggagcaggggggtacCATGTCCTGGAGCCCCACCAGGTCCCCTTCTCAGGGTCTGCGTCACCCGCAGGCATCACCGGCCTCCCCGGCCCATCTCAGTGCTCGGATTCCCGGGATGCGTGACTCGACTGGACCCCCCCGTGCCCTCTCCCTGCGTAACGTAGACTCGCCTCTTCTCTAACATCCGCGCCGGCCGCCGCTGCACCCTGGCTCCGGCACGCTCCCCCCACGCCTCCctgcccggccgcccgccccggcccccccccaccggccccgagCCGGGGTCGTGGTGCACAAACTCTTCCCGGGGAAGATAATTTCGTTTTTTATACACGGTTGAGTGTCACTGTCCCCGGCTCCAGAGCCCACTTcccgggggatgctgctgcttccctggctccatggggagggctggggcttgTGGACCCTTCTCATCCCCCCTGGTTTTGGTCccttggggaggtggggggccgGGAGCCCCTGGGCACGGCCCCCCCCAGTACCCTGGTCTGTGTTTACATGCCCGGCTCCCTGCAGTTTACAGCCCCGTCCCCTGCCTGCCGGGAGGCTCCGGCTGCTGCCTGGGGACTGTCCCCTTCCCGGGGGAGCCCAGCGTGGACCCCCTGGCTTCCAGGTGGTCACTGGAGGGCTTGAGCAGCCTGGAGAGGGGGGGGGTCACAGGTGGCCTTTTTCTCTTAGTGGCTTCTCCAAGGGCTATTCTCCAGGTTGGGCTCCGTGCCTGCTGCTCCTTTCTGACACTAATTCCTGCCACgggtgggtttgggatgggatCGCACTGCAGGGGACACACCAGTTCCTGGCCCTAGTCCATGCTGGTGCTGAGGGCAGGTGGGGAACACAGATGGGGCATGGAGTGGCCCCATCCTGGGGGGTCTCATTGTGCCAAatcccctccccaggctccccagCTCGGCCTCATCCTCACAGGGGGCTGCGGTGACACTGGCTCTGTCCCCcaggggctgtccctgtgtgGCTCCGGGGCTCAGCCTGGTACCTGTCCCTCTCCTTTTGGGGTCCTGGGGCCGTTttggacacccccccctccccccgcccagccctgGGCTCTCTTACGGTACGtgtgtggctgggggggggggagccaggCAAGGCAGCGGTGCCCTGGGCTCCATCGCTGCCTGACGGGGCCGGGGCTGTAGCGTCCCTGGTagaccccccccccgacctcatcttttcttttttttttttttttttttggtaagatgaATTTAGCATTgtttagttattaaaaatactggtttttaatattgaaaataaagcatttaatagCAACTGCCCAGGCTGCAGGTGTTTGAGGAGCTGGGtggatgtgggacccccccccccgcctccccgagcCACAGCGGGGCAGGATTGGGGTTGGGACCCTGCTTGGGAGTCAGATGGGTGCAGTCAGAGCCTGGCACGGCCTCGGGGTGAGAAGTGCAGCCTTTATTGATATGATACCAACGGGCTGGCccctgctgggggggctgggatCCCCCCAGACAGTGGGGCCGGGTGTAGGGCCCAGGGCTGAGAGCCCCTtgtcccacccccccgccccacaacTCCAGCCCAGCACTCCCTGGCAAAGCATCCTCCCACCCAAACTGGGAAACACTCCTGTTCCCCAGTTGCAGGGGGAGCTCGGCACTGGTttggggcagcagcatccccaagCAGGGTGTAACAGGCGCCCACACTGCCCCATATACCCCCCCCTCCacaaggaggggaaggggctgagtTGGGCCCCATGCCAGGAGAAGTGGGGGACAAGAGGGTCAGCCCCAGTGCTCCCCGCTGGCCCCAGTTTGGGGGAGAAGCGGCTCCAAGTTGAGCTTGGCTGGGAGAAGGCATGTGCGGCAGTGCAGGGTGCCGGGGGGTCCAGCCATGCCGTGGGGGCCATGGCCAGAGCACTGGGTGCCCCCATCCCTTAGGCAGGCGGCTTGCGGAAGACGCTCCAGGCATGGAAGCAGCGGGTGAAGGGCCAGGGTTCATTGCCTTTCCGCACCAGCCGGAGCTTGCGGGGACGCGTGGGGTCCTTGGAGCGCATGTGCTGGATGTAGACCTGGAGCAGAGCACAGTCATGGGAGTCCCTGGCCCTCACCCACCTCTGGGGGCTGGTGTTCCCtagcccaggagctgctgggagctctgcACCACCACGCACAGGGCAGGATCTGGGCCCCAAGGGGAGGTGGAAATGCCCGAATCCTCCCTCTCCATCAGAAAGCAGGAGGGAGGCCCTACCTGGCATGCCTTCAGGCTCAGCTTGATCTCCACCTGGCTGGTCTGGGTGCCCACCCACATGTAGACCTGTGGGAAGGACGTGCAGCCGGGCTCAGACAATGGAGCCACTGGCAAATTCAGCCCCTGCCACGCTGCCCCCGGACAGAGGACACAGGACAGCCTCCCGCCCCGGCTCACCTCCCGCCCGTTGTCCAGCAGCATGATGTCATCGTCGGCCAGGTCATCCTGGCAGAAATCGGAGCACTTTTCCGACACGGAGAAATAGCCCTTCTCATTGGAGCACCTGCGGGGACAGCAAGAAGTGGACTGCATCAAAGACACGAGTTTGTTAGGACTCAGCTCATGCAGAAGGAAGGGATGTGATGGAGCAGCTGTTTTCAGCAGGTTGGTGCCCAGAGATGAAGAGTTGGGAGAGGGTTTTTCCTGTCGTGCCCTGGCTAGTCTGGGAGCACTGAGCCCCTGGTAAAGGCCACCATGGCCCAGGGCACCCAGGATGAGGAAAGGGATCAGTACAGACTCGAGCAGCCCCACCTGGGTCAGGACCTACCTGAAGAGCCGGGAGTGCTTCATGTAGTCAGCGTCTTCATCATAGGGCTTCTGGCTCCCGATGCCTACCCAGAAGAAGTTTTCGGGCTCTTCTCCCTCGTTGATCACCTGCAAGGACAGGGACAGGGTTGAGCGCAGCCGTCGCCTGCCCTGGTGGGTGCTGCCACCCAGGTAAGCCGGAGCCAAGCCCCTCTGTGCCGCCACCCACTCACCTGCTTACTGTAGGAGTCATCAAACATGTGGTTCATGATGTCCTCGGCCAGCTTGGCCTCATCGGGGTCAGCTGCCCGGCCCACCCAGGTGTAGACGATGCCCTGGTTGTCCGTGCTCTCAAAGGGCACCTGGGGAGCACAGAGAGTTGGGGCTGCCCAAGAGGGGAGGGGGGCAAGTGGCCGAGCATCCCTGAGGACGCTCAGCTGTGAGCAGTACCTTGAGGATGAAGCAGAACTCTGAGTTGAGCAGACCAGCATCTGTGTTGATCTGGATGCACCTAGAAAAGAATCCCACGAGGCACCATCAGCAAGAGATCAGGCAGTTGCGCCCACTGGCACGTACCCTGCCGGGAGCCTGGCACCCGTGGGCGCTGCCTGGCCCGGAGCATCCGTCGGGAGGGCTGACCTGGTGCAGAGGGCCCCGCCGTTGGTGCGGATGTGGTagaggctgggctggggtgggctggcCCTGTCCTTCCGCTTGCCCCGGTGGATGACAAACCTCCTCTTGAAGTGCGAGAGGAACTTGGGGTTCTCCTGCTGCTGGGTCATGCGCACGACCTGGCCAGGGGTGGGTGTCAGCAgggccatggggacccccccaaacacaACCCCAAGCCCCAGCTGcacccccctgccagcccccatcGCTGCTGCTATCCCCTGCCCTTGGCCTGAGGGAcagaggggatggggaaaaaGTGCGGCAAAGATGGggacccctgtgtcaccccccagAAGCAGGCAACGGAGTCACCTCCAGCTTGCCAGGGAAGAGACTCTCGAACTTCTTCTGGAGGCTGAAGGTGAAGGTGAGCCAGCCCATGTTGGAGGCCTCCCGACCCTGCCAGAAGTAGACGATGCACTGGAAGTCTTCCTcgggctgcttctcctcctcctcttcctcaccctcctcctcccctttgccttcacccttcttcttctttttcctcctcctcttcgtaCTCCACCGGCACCCAGTACCTGAGGGCAAGAACAGGGGGTGATGTGAGGGATGGGGCAGGTtggggctctgggcagggagatggggggATGAGGTGGTCCAGCAGCCCCAGAGAGGGGTTGAGCCGGGTGTTACCTGCAGAGGAAGACGTAACAGTCGTGGGTGTGGAAGTGGCCGAACTCCTCCTCAGGCAGGCGAGCGAATTTTTTGCCCTCCAGCACGAAGCCCTCCATGCCGTCCAGGTCCTCGTTCCATTCCTCCATCAGCTGCTCCGCCTGGGCCCCACGTGCTCTGTCAGTCAGCGACCACCCAGGCCCTCCCATCAGCACCCAGCCCAACGCCATGGGGACACGCACAGGACAGTCCCCAGCCCTACCTCGCT carries:
- the LLGL1 gene encoding lethal(2) giant larvae protein homolog 1 isoform X1; translated protein: MMKFRFRRQGADPHRDRLRHDLFAFSKTVEHGFPSQPSALAYDPVLRVMAIGTKAGAVKLYGAPGVELTGLHKETATVTQLHFLPGQGWLLSLLDDNTLHLWEVCQKDGCSHLEETRSFGLPGRPGSDSANCSPGITRVTVVLPTSAGTVACLGTEGGAVYFLSLPTLVLLEDKTLFPDEILQSVPDDYRCGKALGPVESIQEHPRDSSRLLIGYSRGLVVLWEQSTRTVQHLFLGNQQLESLAWEQSGKSIVSSHSDGGYMVWAVNGAGQKTQQPVMSTIPYGPFPCKAISKILWRTCESGNPFIIFSGGMPRASYGDRHCVSVLQGQTLATLDFTSRVIDFFTVQSAEVAEGGFENPRALVVLVEEELVAIDLQTPGWPTIPAPYLAPLHSSAITCSCHVSNVPLKLWERIISAGEQQSPRLSSAAWPIDGGKNLAQEPTQRGLLLTGHEDGTVRFWDASGVSLKPLYKLGTASIFQTDCEHNDSLNQAGEEEWPPFRKVGCFDPYSDDPRLGVQKIALCKYTAKMVVAGTAGQVLVMELSDEKSEHAVSVATVDLLQDREGFTWKGHDRLAPRNGPLPFAPGFQPSVLVQCVPPAAVTAVTLHSEWNLVAFGTSHGFGLFDYYRRNPVLARCTLHPNDSLAMEGPLSRVKSLKKSLRQSFRRIRKSRVSGKKRLNSSSPSSKVQEANAQLAEQAGPPEVEMTPVQRRIEPRSADDSLSGVVRCLYFADTFLRDAAHHGPTMWAGTNSGSVFAYALEVPSQEKFSERAVEAVLGKEIQLMHRAPVVAIAVLDGRGNPLPEPYEVSRDLAKAPDMQGSHSMLISSEEQFKVFTLPKVSAKTKFKLTAHEGCRVRKVALVSLASAGSEERLENCLACLTNLGDIHIFTVPSLRPQVHYGCIRKEDISGIASCVFTKHGQGFYLISPSEFERFSLSARNVTEPLCRLEVARLQDTSCLSNSLMATPKLPQANGTHVPCSPEGRCSPTDSDRSPEEHPAASSPGTIDSPNSSMENPLDTTGDITVEEVKDFLASSEEAERNLRNASEDEARPTGILIK
- the LLGL1 gene encoding lethal(2) giant larvae protein homolog 1 isoform X2, which gives rise to MMKFRFRRQGADPHRDRLRHDLFAFSKTVEHGFPSQPSALAYDPVLRVMAIGTKAGAVKLYGAPGVELTGLHKETATVTQLHFLPGQGWLLSLLDDNTLHLWEVCQKDGCSHLEETRSFGLPGRPGCSPGITRVTVVLPTSAGTVACLGTEGGAVYFLSLPTLVLLEDKTLFPDEILQSVPDDYRCGKALGPVESIQEHPRDSSRLLIGYSRGLVVLWEQSTRTVQHLFLGNQQLESLAWEQSGKSIVSSHSDGGYMVWAVNGAGQKTQQPVMSTIPYGPFPCKAISKILWRTCESGNPFIIFSGGMPRASYGDRHCVSVLQGQTLATLDFTSRVIDFFTVQSAEVAEGGFENPRALVVLVEEELVAIDLQTPGWPTIPAPYLAPLHSSAITCSCHVSNVPLKLWERIISAGEQQSPRLSSAAWPIDGGKNLAQEPTQRGLLLTGHEDGTVRFWDASGVSLKPLYKLGTASIFQTDCEHNDSLNQAGEEEWPPFRKVGCFDPYSDDPRLGVQKIALCKYTAKMVVAGTAGQVLVMELSDEKSEHAVSVATVDLLQDREGFTWKGHDRLAPRNGPLPFAPGFQPSVLVQCVPPAAVTAVTLHSEWNLVAFGTSHGFGLFDYYRRNPVLARCTLHPNDSLAMEGPLSRVKSLKKSLRQSFRRIRKSRVSGKKRLNSSSPSSKVQEANAQLAEQAGPPEVEMTPVQRRIEPRSADDSLSGVVRCLYFADTFLRDAAHHGPTMWAGTNSGSVFAYALEVPSQEKFSERAVEAVLGKEIQLMHRAPVVAIAVLDGRGNPLPEPYEVSRDLAKAPDMQGSHSMLISSEEQFKVFTLPKVSAKTKFKLTAHEGCRVRKVALVSLASAGSEERLENCLACLTNLGDIHIFTVPSLRPQVHYGCIRKEDISGIASCVFTKHGQGFYLISPSEFERFSLSARNVTEPLCRLEVARLQDTSCLSNSLMATPKLPQANGTHVPCSPEGRCSPTDSDRSPEEHPAASSPGTIDSPNSSMENPLDTTGDITVEEVKDFLASSEEAERNLRNASEDEARPTGILIK